A portion of the Tiliqua scincoides isolate rTilSci1 chromosome 3, rTilSci1.hap2, whole genome shotgun sequence genome contains these proteins:
- the LOC136645992 gene encoding uncharacterized protein isoform X2 → MEAQVFYKGEILPYSTHVKTEDSSETSEKTNYETKEEIFYHFHGSSFGSSLMSHSETSLEFTKVTGRNSADEQLEENQLDEELLYSSNYFAIGNSTLLPSQVLCRQISDKKQYRTQESVLLNHKTNTITYSDLIFSSYPTKFETGGMTNIEVSSSEDQEEDNEKDTFTELPMSGTVLENLHKMYIAQTKQDRYGYISPILSGNDLNEKKLKDGNMHLRLKLCNAFSEDETVLFKGTCQVSTLMFITDIPSIN, encoded by the exons ATGGAAGCTCAGGTTTTTTATAAGGGGGAGATATTACCTTATTCTACACATGTTAAAACTGAGGATTCATCTGAGACTTCAGAGAAGACAAACTATGAAACAAAAGAGGAAATCTTTTACCATTTTCATGGAAGTAGTTTTGGTTCTTCATTAATGTCTCACAGTGAGACATCCCTGGAATTTACCAAGGTTACTGGTAGGAATTCTGCTGATGAGCAGCTAGAAGAAAACCAGCTGGATGAAGAATTATTGTATTCCTCCAATTATTTTGCAATAGGCAATTCAACTCTGCTTCCTTCCCAAGTTCTTTGTAGACAAATCTCAGATAAGAAGCAATACAGAACTCAAGAATCTGTTCTCTTAAACCATAAAACAAACACTATCACTTATTCAGATTTAATTTTTTCGTCTTACCCAACTAAATTTGAGACTGGTGGGATGACAAACATAGAAGTGTCTTCATCAGAAGATCAAGAAGAGGACAATGAAAAAGACACTTTCACAGAGCTTCCAATGAGTGGGACAGTTTTGGAGAATCTACACAAAATGTACATTGCTCAAACAAAACAAGACAGATATGGCTACATCTCCCCTATCCTTAGTGGCAATGATCTGAATGAGAAGAAGCTGAAAGATGGCAACATGCACTTGCGG TTAAAATTGTGCAATGCTTTTTCAGAAGATGAAACAGTCTTGTTCAAAGGAACATGTCAAGTGTCTACCTTGATGTTTATTACTGACATACCAAGCATAAATTAG
- the LOC136645992 gene encoding uncharacterized protein isoform X1 has translation MEAQVFYKGEILPYSTHVKTEDSSETSEKTNYETKEEIFYHFHGSSFGSSLMSHSETSLEFTKVTGRNSADEQLEENQLDEELLYSSNYFAIGNSTLLPSQVLCRQISDKKQYRTQESVLLNHKTNTITYSDLIFSSYPTKFETGGMTNIEVSSSEDQEEDNEKDTFTELPMSGTVLENLHKMYIAQTKQDRYGYISPILSGNDLNEKKLKDGNMHLRMSRRSGLEGRASVSPKITTEGRQFEDTGSSLNAENGKTLKQLTSQAE, from the exons ATGGAAGCTCAGGTTTTTTATAAGGGGGAGATATTACCTTATTCTACACATGTTAAAACTGAGGATTCATCTGAGACTTCAGAGAAGACAAACTATGAAACAAAAGAGGAAATCTTTTACCATTTTCATGGAAGTAGTTTTGGTTCTTCATTAATGTCTCACAGTGAGACATCCCTGGAATTTACCAAGGTTACTGGTAGGAATTCTGCTGATGAGCAGCTAGAAGAAAACCAGCTGGATGAAGAATTATTGTATTCCTCCAATTATTTTGCAATAGGCAATTCAACTCTGCTTCCTTCCCAAGTTCTTTGTAGACAAATCTCAGATAAGAAGCAATACAGAACTCAAGAATCTGTTCTCTTAAACCATAAAACAAACACTATCACTTATTCAGATTTAATTTTTTCGTCTTACCCAACTAAATTTGAGACTGGTGGGATGACAAACATAGAAGTGTCTTCATCAGAAGATCAAGAAGAGGACAATGAAAAAGACACTTTCACAGAGCTTCCAATGAGTGGGACAGTTTTGGAGAATCTACACAAAATGTACATTGCTCAAACAAAACAAGACAGATATGGCTACATCTCCCCTATCCTTAGTGGCAATGATCTGAATGAGAAGAAGCTGAAAGATGGCAACATGCACTTGCGG atgagcaggaggtctggcctagagggtagagcctccgttagcccgaagataacaacagaaggtcgccagttcgaagacaccggcagctccctgaacgctgagaatggcaagaccttgaagcaactgacaagccaagctgagtga